A stretch of Paraburkholderia phenazinium DNA encodes these proteins:
- a CDS encoding enoyl-CoA hydratase, with translation MIELDYANDGAVALLTLKRPPANAFTPDGLLQLQHTVERLNGEARVRAIVITGDGPKFFSAGADLNTFADGNRDVARTAAARFGAAFETLQNARAVVIAAINGYAMGGGLECALSCDIRIAEQHAQLALPETAVGLLPCGCGTQTLPWLVGEGWAKRMILTGERIDAATALRIGLVEEVVEKGAAREAALAMAARVTALSPQAVSFSKTLIHQGRQGVPRSAALAVERERFVDLFDGPDQREGVNAFLEKRPPQWHVA, from the coding sequence ATGATCGAACTCGACTACGCAAACGACGGCGCCGTCGCCCTGCTCACGCTCAAACGCCCGCCCGCGAACGCTTTCACCCCGGACGGACTCCTGCAACTGCAACACACGGTCGAACGCCTGAACGGCGAGGCTCGTGTGCGCGCGATTGTCATCACCGGTGACGGCCCGAAATTCTTCAGCGCGGGCGCAGATCTGAACACCTTCGCGGATGGCAATCGCGATGTCGCACGTACCGCCGCTGCGCGCTTCGGCGCCGCCTTCGAGACGCTGCAAAACGCACGCGCCGTGGTGATTGCCGCGATCAACGGCTACGCGATGGGCGGCGGCCTCGAATGCGCGCTGTCCTGCGATATCCGGATTGCCGAGCAGCACGCGCAGCTCGCGTTGCCGGAAACGGCAGTGGGCTTGCTGCCTTGCGGATGCGGCACGCAGACGCTGCCGTGGCTGGTCGGCGAAGGCTGGGCGAAGCGGATGATTTTGACGGGCGAGCGCATCGATGCCGCGACGGCATTGCGGATCGGCCTCGTCGAAGAAGTGGTGGAGAAGGGCGCCGCACGCGAGGCCGCTTTAGCAATGGCGGCACGTGTGACGGCGCTCAGTCCGCAGGCGGTCTCTTTCAGCAAGACCCTGATCCATCAGGGCCGTCAAGGTGTGCCGCGTTCGGCGGCGCTCGCGGTTGAACGCGAGCGCTTCGTCGATCTCTTCGATGGGCCGGATCAACGCGAAGGCGTCAACGCGTTTCTCGAGAAGCGGCCGCCGCAATGGCATGTAGCATAG
- a CDS encoding AraC family transcriptional regulator, with amino-acid sequence MTPKNDKGTISLSLVEETLALARARGLDVKPLVEAAGIAPQMLAAPKSRVSSAQYGALWVAIANALDDEFFGQDPHPMRRGSFIAMTQATLTARTGGQALARALSFMRLVLDDLSAQLSTDPGRVRITFNHRDGTPQPTMFAYATYFILVYGLVCWLVGRRIPLLAARFRCAEPPAAQEYRLMFCEDMQFGEDASYVDLAPAFLELPVVQTAQSLKPFLRDAPGNFVVKYRNPGSLAARVRKVLRALPAAGWPAADQMALRLHVAEATMRRHLKQEGYTYQSIKDDLRRDIAIAELQDTRRSIAQIATRVGFAEPSAFHRAFRKWTGMRPTDYRLERADLTHPAESD; translated from the coding sequence ATGACGCCGAAAAACGATAAAGGGACGATCTCGCTGAGCCTCGTCGAAGAAACGCTGGCGCTCGCGCGGGCGCGCGGTCTCGATGTGAAGCCGCTCGTCGAAGCCGCCGGCATTGCGCCGCAGATGCTGGCCGCGCCGAAAAGCCGGGTTTCTTCAGCGCAATACGGCGCGCTGTGGGTCGCCATTGCAAACGCGCTCGACGACGAGTTTTTCGGCCAAGACCCGCATCCCATGCGTCGCGGCAGCTTTATCGCCATGACGCAGGCAACCTTGACGGCACGCACCGGCGGCCAGGCCCTGGCAAGGGCGCTCAGTTTCATGCGCCTGGTGCTCGACGATCTGAGCGCACAACTCAGCACAGACCCCGGCCGCGTGCGGATTACGTTCAACCATCGGGACGGCACTCCGCAGCCGACCATGTTCGCCTACGCAACGTATTTCATCCTGGTCTACGGACTGGTGTGCTGGCTGGTCGGACGGCGCATTCCGCTGCTGGCGGCGCGCTTTCGCTGCGCCGAGCCGCCTGCCGCGCAGGAATACCGGCTGATGTTCTGCGAAGACATGCAGTTCGGCGAGGACGCGTCGTACGTCGACCTGGCGCCGGCGTTTCTCGAACTGCCCGTGGTTCAGACCGCGCAGTCGCTCAAGCCGTTTCTGCGCGATGCGCCGGGCAACTTTGTCGTCAAGTATCGCAATCCAGGCTCGCTGGCCGCGCGGGTCCGCAAGGTGCTGCGTGCGCTGCCGGCGGCCGGCTGGCCCGCCGCCGATCAGATGGCACTCCGTCTGCATGTTGCGGAAGCAACCATGCGGCGGCATCTGAAGCAGGAGGGCTATACCTACCAATCCATCAAGGACGACCTGCGGCGCGATATTGCCATCGCCGAACTGCAGGACACTCGGCGTAGCATCGCGCAAATCGCTACACGCGTGGGTTTCGCCGAGCCAAGCGCATTCCATCGCGCGTTTCGCAAATGGACCGGCATGCGGCCGACCGATTACCGGCTCGAGCGGGCCGATCTCACGCATCCCGCGGAATCGGACTAA
- a CDS encoding NCS2 family permease — MDSVKRYFGFDEAGTNLRTELLAGLTTFLTMAYIIFVNPAILGDAGIPKDAVFVATCLVAALGSLIMGLYANYPIACAPGMGLNAYFAYTVVKGMGFTWQAALGAVFISGCLFMIVTLFRVREVIVNGIPHSIRIAITAGIGLFLAIISLKSAGVVVGNPATLVTLGNLHDPHVILAVIGFFAIVTLDYLRVRGAILIGIVGVTVLSFFFGGNQFHGILSAPPSIDATLFHLDIRAALSGGVLNVIMVFFLVELFDATGTLMGVANRAGLLVEGKMHRLNKALLADSTAILAGSLLGTSSTTAYIESASGVQAGGRTGVTAITVAVLFLLALFFAPLAGVVPGYATAPALLYVSCLMLREMVDLPWDDATEVVPAALTALLMPFTYSIANGVAFGFISYAGLKLLTGKARQVKLVVWIIAAIFLFRYFYLGAD, encoded by the coding sequence ATGGACTCCGTAAAACGATACTTCGGCTTCGACGAAGCTGGCACCAATCTGCGTACCGAACTGCTCGCAGGCCTGACCACCTTCCTGACGATGGCGTACATCATCTTCGTCAACCCGGCGATTCTCGGCGACGCAGGCATTCCCAAAGATGCCGTGTTCGTCGCGACCTGCCTGGTTGCGGCGCTCGGCTCGCTGATCATGGGTCTGTACGCGAACTATCCGATTGCGTGTGCCCCAGGCATGGGCCTGAACGCGTATTTCGCCTATACGGTCGTCAAAGGCATGGGCTTCACATGGCAGGCTGCGCTCGGCGCGGTGTTTATCTCCGGGTGCCTGTTTATGATCGTCACGCTGTTCCGCGTGCGCGAGGTGATCGTCAATGGGATTCCCCATTCGATCCGCATCGCCATCACTGCGGGTATCGGTCTCTTTCTCGCGATTATTTCGCTGAAGTCAGCCGGTGTGGTGGTCGGCAATCCGGCTACGCTGGTCACGCTCGGCAATCTGCATGACCCGCATGTGATTCTCGCGGTGATCGGCTTTTTTGCCATCGTCACGCTCGATTATCTGCGGGTACGCGGCGCGATTCTGATTGGTATCGTCGGCGTGACCGTGCTGAGCTTTTTCTTTGGCGGTAACCAGTTTCACGGCATCCTTTCAGCACCGCCGTCGATCGATGCGACGCTGTTTCACCTCGACATTCGCGCGGCCCTCTCAGGTGGTGTGCTCAACGTCATCATGGTGTTCTTTCTCGTCGAACTGTTCGATGCAACCGGCACGCTGATGGGCGTCGCCAACCGCGCGGGCCTGCTGGTCGAAGGCAAGATGCATCGTCTGAACAAGGCGCTACTCGCCGATAGCACCGCCATTCTCGCGGGCTCCTTGCTGGGCACTTCGTCGACCACGGCTTACATCGAAAGCGCATCGGGCGTGCAGGCGGGCGGGCGCACCGGCGTCACGGCGATCACCGTCGCGGTGCTGTTTCTGCTTGCACTGTTCTTTGCGCCGCTCGCGGGCGTGGTGCCCGGCTATGCGACCGCACCGGCCCTGCTGTATGTGTCGTGCCTGATGCTGCGTGAAATGGTCGACCTGCCATGGGACGACGCCACCGAAGTGGTGCCCGCCGCGCTCACGGCGCTGCTTATGCCGTTCACTTATTCGATTGCCAACGGTGTGGCGTTCGGCTTTATCTCGTACGCGGGACTGAAGCTGCTGACGGGCAAGGCGCGCCAGGTCAAGCTGGTGGTGTGGATCATCGCGGCGATCTTTCTGTTCCGCTATTTCTATCTGGGCGCCGACTGA
- a CDS encoding AMP-binding protein: MTERTIPISTKAFLDARDLLLRHRTDYERAYSEFAWPVLDQFNWALDYFDVISQGNDNPALWIVDDPSGPGTKFSYAQMSERSARMANFLRGIGVGRGDRLLLMLPNRVELWDVMLAAMKLGAIVLPATTQLSADDVRDRIQIGEAKFVVVDSAELAKFDGLDIPLTRLSVGAPRDGWIDLSAAYDSAAQFTPGGPTRATDPLLLYFTSGTTSKPKLVEHTHQSYPVGHLSTMYWIGLQPGDIHWNISSPGWAKHAWSCFYAPWNAQACVFVFNYARFVPKETLDVLVRCNVTTLCAPPTVWRMLVQEPLADYPVRLREIVGAGEPLNPEVIERVRHAWNVTIRDGFGQTETTCQIGNSPGQPVVPGSMGRPLPGYRIELVDADDHPVSEGEIALPLAQRPLGLMTGYANSANATVQAMRNGYYHTSDVALRRDDGYYVYVGRADDVFKSSDYRLSPFELESVLIEHEAIAEAAVVPSADPVRLSVPKAFVTVRHGYEAGPELARSVFQFSREKLSPYKRIRRLQFSELPKTISGKIRRVELRRRELERTAEPARLPGEYWEEDFADLSGGNSK; the protein is encoded by the coding sequence ATGACCGAGCGAACCATTCCGATTTCGACGAAGGCCTTCCTCGATGCGCGCGATCTCCTGTTGCGCCATCGCACGGACTACGAGCGCGCGTATAGCGAGTTTGCCTGGCCGGTGCTCGATCAGTTCAACTGGGCGCTCGACTATTTCGATGTGATTTCGCAAGGCAACGACAACCCGGCCTTGTGGATCGTCGACGATCCCAGTGGCCCGGGTACGAAGTTCTCGTATGCGCAGATGTCCGAACGCTCGGCGCGGATGGCGAATTTTCTGCGCGGTATCGGCGTAGGACGTGGCGACCGCCTGCTGCTGATGCTGCCGAATCGCGTTGAACTCTGGGACGTGATGCTGGCGGCGATGAAGCTCGGCGCGATCGTGTTGCCCGCAACCACCCAGCTTTCCGCCGACGACGTGCGCGACCGCATCCAGATCGGCGAGGCGAAATTCGTCGTGGTGGACAGCGCGGAACTGGCGAAATTCGATGGCCTCGATATCCCGCTGACGCGTCTGTCGGTCGGCGCGCCGCGTGACGGCTGGATCGATCTTTCCGCCGCTTACGATTCCGCCGCGCAGTTCACGCCCGGTGGTCCGACGCGCGCCACCGATCCGCTGCTGCTGTACTTCACGTCAGGCACCACGTCGAAGCCCAAACTCGTGGAGCATACGCATCAAAGCTACCCGGTCGGACACCTGTCGACGATGTACTGGATCGGCCTGCAACCGGGCGATATCCACTGGAACATCAGTTCGCCCGGCTGGGCCAAGCACGCGTGGAGCTGCTTCTACGCACCGTGGAATGCGCAGGCCTGCGTGTTTGTCTTCAACTACGCGCGCTTCGTGCCGAAGGAAACGCTCGATGTGCTGGTGCGCTGCAACGTCACGACGCTGTGCGCGCCGCCGACCGTCTGGCGCATGCTCGTGCAGGAGCCGCTGGCCGACTATCCGGTCAGGCTGCGCGAGATCGTCGGCGCGGGCGAGCCGTTGAATCCGGAGGTGATCGAGCGTGTGCGGCATGCATGGAACGTGACGATCCGCGATGGCTTTGGCCAGACCGAGACGACCTGCCAGATCGGCAATTCACCCGGCCAGCCAGTGGTGCCGGGCTCGATGGGCCGGCCGCTGCCGGGCTACCGCATCGAACTCGTCGATGCCGACGATCATCCCGTCAGCGAAGGCGAAATTGCCTTGCCGCTCGCGCAGCGCCCGCTTGGCCTGATGACGGGCTACGCGAACAGCGCGAATGCAACCGTGCAGGCGATGCGCAACGGCTATTACCACACCTCCGACGTGGCGCTGCGGCGCGACGATGGCTATTACGTGTACGTGGGCCGCGCCGATGACGTGTTCAAGTCGTCCGACTATCGGCTCAGTCCGTTCGAACTGGAGAGCGTGCTGATCGAGCACGAGGCGATTGCCGAAGCGGCCGTGGTGCCGAGTGCCGACCCCGTGCGCCTGTCCGTGCCGAAAGCGTTTGTCACGGTTCGTCATGGCTATGAAGCCGGCCCCGAACTCGCGCGCAGCGTGTTCCAGTTTTCGCGCGAAAAACTGTCCCCGTACAAACGGATTCGCCGTCTGCAGTTCAGCGAGCTACCCAAGACCATCTCCGGCAAGATCCGCCGCGTTGAACTGCGGCGCCGCGAACTGGAACGGACCGCCGAACCCGCGCGTCTGCCTGGGGAGTACTGGGAAGAGGACTTCGCGGATCTGTCGGGCGGGAATAGTAAATAG
- a CDS encoding acyl-CoA dehydrogenase: MDHFYTDEQRMIRDAARDFAVDCLVPHAAQWDREAKLPDQVVTQMGELGFLGMIVPSEWGGSYTDYIAYALALEEIAAGCASCATLMSVHNSVGCGPILNFGTEAQKNEYLQDLATGRRIGAFCLTEPQAGSEAHNLRTRAELRDGKWIINGSKQFVTNGARANIAIVFAVTDPELGKRGISAFIVPTDTPGFNVGRPEHKLGIRASDTCPISFEDCAIPEANLLGQRGEGLRIALSNLEGGRIGIAAQALGIARAAFDAARLYARERIQFGKPLTEHQSVANMLADMLTRLNAARLLVHHAARLRSAGKPCLSEASQAKLYASEMAEEVCSHAIQIHGGYGYLEDYAVERHYRDARITQIYEGTSEVQRMVIARHV, encoded by the coding sequence ATGGACCATTTCTACACCGATGAACAGCGGATGATCCGCGACGCGGCTCGCGACTTCGCGGTCGATTGCCTCGTGCCGCATGCGGCGCAATGGGACCGCGAGGCAAAACTGCCCGATCAGGTCGTCACGCAGATGGGCGAGCTGGGTTTTCTCGGCATGATCGTGCCGTCCGAATGGGGCGGCTCATACACCGACTACATCGCCTATGCACTAGCGCTCGAAGAAATCGCCGCCGGTTGCGCCTCGTGCGCGACGCTGATGAGCGTGCACAACTCGGTCGGCTGCGGCCCGATTCTCAACTTCGGCACCGAGGCGCAGAAAAATGAGTACCTCCAGGATCTCGCTACCGGACGCCGGATCGGCGCGTTCTGCCTGACCGAGCCGCAGGCCGGCTCGGAAGCCCATAACCTGCGCACGCGTGCCGAGTTGCGCGACGGTAAATGGATAATCAACGGCAGCAAGCAGTTTGTGACCAACGGCGCGCGGGCGAACATCGCCATCGTGTTTGCCGTGACCGATCCCGAACTGGGCAAGCGAGGCATCTCGGCTTTTATCGTGCCCACCGATACCCCCGGTTTCAACGTGGGCCGCCCCGAGCACAAGCTCGGCATCCGCGCCTCGGATACCTGCCCGATCTCGTTCGAGGACTGTGCCATCCCCGAGGCGAATCTGCTCGGCCAGCGCGGCGAAGGGCTGCGCATCGCCTTGTCGAATCTCGAAGGCGGACGCATCGGCATCGCGGCGCAGGCACTGGGCATCGCCCGCGCAGCCTTCGATGCGGCGCGTCTCTATGCTCGCGAGCGGATCCAGTTCGGCAAGCCGCTGACGGAACACCAGTCCGTTGCCAATATGCTGGCCGATATGCTCACGCGCCTGAACGCGGCCCGGCTGCTGGTGCATCACGCGGCGCGGCTGCGCAGCGCGGGCAAGCCGTGCCTGTCCGAGGCATCGCAGGCGAAGCTGTATGCGTCCGAGATGGCCGAGGAGGTCTGTTCGCACGCGATCCAGATTCATGGCGGCTATGGCTACCTGGAGGACTACGCGGTGGAGCGTCACTATCGCGATGCCCGCATCACGCAGATCTACGAAGGGACGAGCGAAGTACAAAGAATGGTGATCGCGCGACACGTTTGA
- a CDS encoding DUF4148 domain-containing protein: protein MKTLSRITLGALLAACCASTAFAQTSQGSCNPYAPKTRAEVKADYIQWRAAGYDPQDWINYPYNAQQAGRIVAQRHAMAGIPAGCVQ from the coding sequence ATGAAAACCCTCTCTCGCATCACCCTCGGCGCACTGCTGGCGGCATGCTGCGCAAGCACCGCATTTGCGCAGACATCGCAGGGTTCATGCAACCCGTATGCGCCCAAAACCCGCGCCGAAGTGAAAGCGGATTACATCCAGTGGCGTGCGGCGGGCTACGATCCGCAGGATTGGATCAACTATCCCTACAACGCGCAGCAGGCCGGACGGATCGTCGCACAGCGGCATGCAATGGCGGGTATTCCGGCTGGCTGCGTGCAGTAA
- a CDS encoding DUF1488 domain-containing protein, translated as MQIIFPNETPEYSGRELTLAFPAMIDGERVECMITAEALEDHYGAASPRLEDMVGAFAEHRARIEAATRRLLSETRAQCLVLRSGYVRFYEANWRN; from the coding sequence ATGCAGATCATTTTCCCGAACGAAACCCCTGAGTATTCGGGGCGCGAACTTACCCTGGCGTTCCCGGCAATGATTGATGGGGAAAGGGTGGAGTGCATGATCACCGCCGAGGCACTTGAGGACCACTACGGCGCAGCATCGCCGCGTCTGGAAGATATGGTCGGCGCTTTCGCCGAGCATCGGGCGCGTATTGAAGCTGCAACGCGCCGTCTGCTGTCGGAAACGCGTGCGCAATGCCTGGTTTTGCGCAGCGGCTATGTGCGCTTCTACGAAGCGAACTGGCGCAACTGA
- a CDS encoding slipin family protein, with protein MIGFTFGFSSILIVLVAVLIASSIRIFREYERGVVFMLGRFWKVKGPGLVLIIPIVQQVVRMDLRTVVFDVPPQDVITRDNVSVKVNAVVYFRVVDPERAVIQVAKYFEATSQLSQTTLRAVLGKHELDDLLADREQLNADIQKVLDAQTDAWGIKVAIVEIKHVDINETMIRAIARQAEAERERRAKVIHAEGELQASQHLLEAAQTLAQQPQAMQLRYLQTLTTIAADKNSTIVFPLPIDLLSAVLDRMGKPSSAA; from the coding sequence ATGATTGGTTTCACATTCGGCTTCAGCAGCATTCTGATCGTGCTGGTGGCCGTGCTGATTGCCTCGTCGATACGTATTTTTCGCGAGTACGAACGCGGTGTGGTCTTCATGCTCGGCCGCTTCTGGAAAGTCAAGGGACCGGGGCTCGTGCTGATCATCCCGATCGTCCAGCAGGTGGTGCGCATGGATCTGCGCACCGTCGTGTTCGACGTGCCGCCACAGGACGTGATTACGCGCGACAACGTCTCGGTGAAGGTCAACGCGGTGGTGTATTTCCGCGTCGTCGATCCGGAACGCGCTGTGATTCAGGTGGCGAAATACTTCGAGGCGACCAGCCAGTTGTCGCAGACCACGTTGCGCGCAGTGCTCGGCAAGCACGAACTTGACGACCTGCTTGCCGATCGCGAGCAACTCAACGCGGATATCCAGAAGGTGCTCGACGCACAGACCGATGCCTGGGGCATCAAGGTGGCGATCGTCGAAATCAAGCATGTGGATATTAACGAAACGATGATCCGCGCGATCGCCCGCCAGGCCGAAGCCGAACGCGAGCGGCGCGCGAAGGTGATTCATGCTGAAGGCGAGTTGCAGGCCTCGCAGCATCTGCTGGAGGCGGCCCAGACGCTGGCGCAGCAGCCGCAGGCGATGCAACTGCGCTATCTGCAGACGCTCACGACGATCGCTGCGGACAAGAACTCGACCATCGTGTTTCCGCTGCCGATCGATTTGCTGAGTGCCGTGCTGGACAGGATGGGCAAGCCGTCGTCGGCAGCTTAA
- a CDS encoding NfeD family protein, with translation MRTYPFLPFRQSGPHPRRIPGGLAVRFLRGVAALGLLLAFASTLPLGIEAAPAPGGVIVIPVSGAIGPASADFIVRSLQRAAQQQTSLAVLQLDTPGGLDTSMRQIIKAILASPVPVAAFVAPSGARAASAGTYIVYASHVAAMAPGTNLGAATPVQVGLGGAEPAGQSAPGLPAMNPGGQGSAGAPTSVSGTSGSSGAAAASSAPAALPLDSQSTEMRKQVHDAAAYIRGLAQLRGRNADWAEHAVREAVSLSANEAQAQHVIDLTARDVPDLLRKLDGRMVNTVSGNQPLHTANAPIITLEPDWRSHFLAVITDPNVALILLMIGMYGLFFEFANPGFVLPGVVGAISLLLGLFAMQMMPINYVGLCLILLGLAFLVAEAFLPTFGALGFGGIVAFVVGALMLIDTDVPGYGIPLPVIAAVTAFSALFVFTVSSVALRARRRPVVTGSEALIGSLGVVLEEGLVPHGGGDAGVGWARVHGERWQVCSAAPLAAGHAVRVTARRGLTLTVVPEGSQHGEGDPS, from the coding sequence ATGAGAACGTACCCGTTTCTCCCGTTCCGGCAATCCGGCCCGCACCCCCGGCGTATCCCCGGTGGTCTAGCGGTCCGGTTTCTACGCGGCGTCGCCGCGCTAGGCCTCCTGCTGGCGTTCGCCAGCACCCTTCCCCTTGGCATAGAGGCTGCGCCGGCGCCCGGCGGCGTCATCGTGATCCCCGTCAGCGGCGCTATCGGACCCGCGAGCGCCGACTTTATCGTGCGCAGTCTGCAACGCGCGGCGCAGCAACAGACGTCGCTCGCGGTGCTGCAGCTCGATACGCCCGGCGGTCTCGATACCTCGATGCGGCAGATCATCAAGGCCATTCTGGCTTCGCCTGTGCCCGTCGCCGCATTCGTGGCGCCGAGCGGTGCGAGGGCCGCGAGCGCGGGCACGTATATCGTCTACGCAAGCCACGTCGCGGCAATGGCGCCCGGCACCAATCTCGGCGCGGCGACGCCGGTGCAGGTCGGTCTGGGCGGCGCGGAGCCAGCGGGACAAAGCGCACCCGGCTTGCCGGCGATGAACCCAGGCGGCCAGGGAAGCGCTGGTGCACCAACGTCCGTATCAGGAACATCCGGGTCATCAGGCGCCGCGGCAGCCTCAAGCGCTCCTGCCGCGCTGCCACTCGACTCGCAATCGACCGAAATGCGCAAGCAGGTCCACGATGCCGCCGCCTATATTCGCGGCCTCGCGCAACTGCGTGGCCGCAATGCCGATTGGGCCGAGCATGCCGTGCGCGAAGCCGTGAGCCTGTCGGCTAACGAAGCGCAGGCCCAGCACGTGATCGACCTCACCGCGCGCGACGTCCCCGATCTGCTGCGCAAACTCGACGGCCGCATGGTCAACACCGTTTCAGGCAACCAGCCGCTGCATACGGCCAACGCTCCAATCATCACGCTGGAACCCGACTGGCGCAGCCATTTCCTCGCGGTTATCACAGACCCGAACGTGGCATTGATTCTGCTGATGATCGGCATGTACGGCCTCTTTTTCGAATTCGCCAATCCGGGCTTCGTGCTGCCCGGCGTGGTAGGCGCGATCAGCCTCTTACTCGGCCTGTTCGCCATGCAGATGATGCCCATCAATTACGTGGGACTGTGCCTGATCTTGCTGGGCCTCGCCTTCCTGGTCGCGGAAGCGTTTCTGCCGACCTTCGGCGCGCTGGGCTTTGGCGGCATTGTCGCGTTCGTGGTCGGCGCGCTGATGCTGATCGATACCGATGTGCCGGGCTACGGCATTCCCTTGCCGGTGATCGCGGCCGTCACCGCATTCAGTGCGCTGTTTGTATTCACGGTATCGAGCGTGGCGCTGCGCGCGCGCCGACGGCCGGTCGTGACCGGTTCGGAAGCGCTGATTGGCAGCCTCGGCGTGGTGCTCGAGGAAGGGCTTGTGCCGCACGGAGGCGGGGATGCAGGCGTGGGTTGGGCGCGCGTGCATGGCGAGCGCTGGCAGGTGTGTAGCGCGGCGCCGCTTGCGGCCGGCCATGCGGTGCGTGTAACGGCGCGGCGCGGCCTCACGCTGACCGTGGTGCCGGAAGGATCACAACATGGAGAAGGGGACCCCTCATGA
- a CDS encoding DUF2964 family protein, whose translation MVHTEHTEVGVVLALLATFIAVIGIAVVIHGMLFDENGVTLSGAATVALGVIASAAFLNLWPRDHS comes from the coding sequence ATGGTGCACACGGAACACACGGAAGTAGGGGTTGTCCTTGCACTGCTTGCGACGTTTATCGCAGTCATAGGCATAGCGGTCGTGATCCACGGAATGTTGTTCGACGAGAACGGGGTGACCCTCTCGGGGGCCGCAACGGTGGCACTGGGCGTTATCGCCTCTGCCGCTTTCCTGAATCTCTGGCCGCGAGATCACTCGTAG